AAGACAGTATCTAGGGGCGCCCTGAGTGAtgtagtcagttgagcatgtggctcatggttttggctcaggtcacgatcttggggttgtgagatcaagccctgagtcagctcCGTAcatagtgcagagtctgctggagattctctctccctctccttctgaccctccccatTCACGCTtgccctctcccccccacccaccgcttctctctcaaaaagtaaatatatttttttaaagtatctaaaGGAATCGAATGATAGGCATACTTCATTTTACTGCATCTCACAGATAgtggttgggttttgttttgttttgtttttacaaattaaaggtttATGGCAACTGTGCATTGAGCAAGTCTATTGGTACAATTTTTCAAGCAGcattgctcactttgtgtctctgtgtcacattttggtaattctcatggtatttcaaactttttcattattatgtttgttatggtgatctgtgaccAGTGACCTTTGAGGTTACTATTGTAACTGTTCTGGGGTGCTACGAATCACTCCCATATCAAATTTACTTAATTGATAAGTGTGTATGCTCTGACTGCTCCACCAACTGGCcattcccccatctctctctctttggacctctctattccctgagacacagaTACATTGGAATCAAGCCAATTAAAAACCCTACaatggggacgcctgagtggctcagcggttgagtgtctgccttgggcccagggcatgatctcggagtcctgggatcgagtccctcattaggctccctgcagggagcctgcttctccctctccctgtgtctctgcctgtctctctctctctctttctctctctctctctctctccctctgtgtgtgtgtgtgtgtgtgtctcatgaataaataaatttaaaaagaaaaaaatcctacaatggcctctaagtgttcaaatgaaaggaaaagtcgcatgtctcactttaaatcaaaagctagaaatcaCTAAGCTTAGTAAGGGAGGCAATGTCAAAGATGACATAGGTCAAAAGCTAGGCCTCTGGCACCAAACAACCaaattgtgaatgcaaaggaaaagttcttaaaggaaattaaaagccCAACACCAGCAAACattgataagaaagtgaaacagccttattgtggatatggagaaagtttttaTGGTCTGGGTAGAAGATCAACCCAGCCGCTatattcccttaagccaaagcctactCCAGAGCAAGGCCCTTACTCTCTGCAATtatatgaaggctgagagaggggaggaagctgcAAAAGGAAAgcctgaagctagcagaggttggttcatgagatttaaggaaagaagccaactCTGTAACATCAAAGTGCAAGAGGAAGCAGCAAATGTTGACAGAGAAACTGCAACAAGTGAGCCAGAAGATCTAGCTCAGGTGACTACTATAGGTGACTATGCTGGACAGATTTTCCATCTAGATGAAACAGATGCCACCATGGACTTCCATAGCTAGAGAGGAAAAGTCAATGCCTAGCTTCAAAGTTTCAAAGGACgggctgactctcttgttaggggttAATGCAGCTGGTGAGTTTAAGTTGAAAGCAATGCCCATTTGTCATATggaaaatcctagggcccttaaatATTAAGCTAAATCcactctgcctgtgctctataaatagaacaacaaagcctggatgaaagcacatctgtttacaccatggtttactgaatattttgatcccactgttgagacctactgctcagaaaagaagattcctttcaaaatattactgttcattgacaatgcaccCACCTAAGAGCTCTGGTGGAGATATCCAACGAgatgaatgttgttttcatgtctgctaacacaacatccatccTCCACCCCATAGATCAAGGCATCATTCTGattttcaagacttattatttaagaaatacacttACTAGGCTACAGCTGCCATAAAGAGTGATTTTTCTGAGGGATCTGGGCAAACTCAATTGACAACCTTCTGGAAAGAATTCACCATTCTCGATGCCATTAAGAatattcatgattcatgggaagaggtcaaaatatcaacattaatgAAAGTTTGGAGGAAGCTGACTTCAACCTTcatggatatttttaattaaggtatgtacattgtttaGACTTAATACTATTGCACACTTAACTGTCTACAGTATAACATAAACGTAAcatatatgcactgggaaaccaaaaaaatcatttgactcactttattacAACATTCACTTTATTGTGATGGTCTGGAACTGAGTTTACAATATCTCCAAGACATACCTGTGCCAACgggaaaaaaaaccaactcaaacTCAATGAAAAACAACTCAAACATTTTTTGTAAACCTTTCTTCTATGACTTCTAGATAAGAAAGAGTTTTAAGTTCATACTGTATAGTGTCCCCTCTGCCCTAAATATGTAGTTAtgattaatgaaatataaaaagagaacacCAAAAGATAAcagcaaaggggcacctgggcagctcagttggttaagtgtatgactcttgatttcaggtcaggtcatgatctcagagtcatgagattaagcTCTGAGTTGAGCTCCAccctcaatggggagtctgcttaagattctttcccattagaaatgacaaatacccaccatttgctttgacgtggatggaactggagggtattatgctgagtgaaataagtcaatcagaaaaagacaaacattatatggtctcattcatttggggaatataaaaattagtgaaagggaataaagggaagggagagaaaatgagtgaaaatatcagtgagggtaacaaaacatgagagacacttaactctgggaaatgaacaaggggtagtggaaagggaggtgggcaaggggttggggtgactgggtgatgggcactgaggggggcacttggcgggatgagcactggatgttatatgttggcaaattgaactccaataaaaaaaattttttttaaagattctttccctctccatctgtctctctcccagCTTGCATGTgtactctcattctctctctctgtctctgtctctctcaaataaactaatagatctttttaaaaaagataacagcAAAATCCAAACTAAGATATATATCCTCACCaatagtggtgatggtgaagTCACAGCCTGCTGAGTGCTGGGCCCTTAAACAGGCAGCAAGAAGTGGGAATTTCTTTCCAGTGGGGGATTAAAAGTCCTCTACTTAATATGAAAGACTGAACCCAGGCTCTAGGCTTAAAGCTGAATAGGATTTAGAACCACCTGCTTatgaaaagaagttaaaataaactATTACCAACTGATTCCCAGATTTACAGGTTATACACCACTGGTTACTAAGGGGGAGGACATGACTTTGTTCCCCAgagaacatttggcaatgtctagagacattttgggttgtcaTAACTGGAGAGAAAGATGTGCTACTAGTACATAACAAGTAGAGGCCAGGATAccactaaacatcctacaatgcacaatACTGTCCATCAGAACAAAGAACCACCTAGTCCAAACTGTCAAGAGTTTCCCTACTAAGAAATCCTGGGTTATATGAAGCTAAATACCTATGAAAGCAGGAGGCATCAAGACAGTCTGTCTAGACCAAAATCTGAATCAGGCTGCTACTGGCTTGGAGACTGGCTCTGCATTACTCCTCATTTCACTATGGGACAGGAGCTCCAAACCATCATACAAGATGTGGTTCTGTCCTGAGGACCCAGGTGGAAGTCAACTGAAAGACCTGAGACACAAAGAGTTGTccattaaagagagagaaagagtaaaaagaatgaaaatgcaaaaccaaatgagcaagagagagcttgaaaaatacaaacaaaaaatttcacTCAATTAGCCTATGAACCCAAATAACAAAACCTGTAAAGAAATATAACATTGAAAAAGACAGccaataatataaatattcataaatgagTTTACTCCagtgaaaaaaatttacaaaatagcttgacaaaaacttaaaaagaaatatgcttaaAAAGTCCAGGAATAGAAGAGATAAGATCACAtctacaaaaatagaagaaattatgACACAAAATCAGAcagaagaaaggacaagaaaatgaaaaaagaaatgaattgaaaattagaaaaaaattactggttttaaaattaaaaattcaaagaataggATAATCTCTGGACCCGAAAAAGCTGAAGAGTGAATTAGTAAATTAGATTTTGGTACCAAGAAATTTGCCCAAAAGgccagcaaaaagagaaaaaagaaatttaagattcttaaagagcatttaaaaatCGGGGGAAATGGCTTGAGAAGCTCCAACTTTAGAGATTTATTAGATATTTAGAACCTCCTATTAGagactttaaaaacagaagtctGAAACAACTGAAGAGAAGTATTTGTACATAAATATACAATAGTTCTTTTTCCATTACCAAGGAAAAATGAAAGTCTTCAGTTGAAAATGTACTATTAGTATTCACCAGCATAAATACGAATAAATTCCACATCTAGACATATTttagtaaaactaaaaaatatctatattaaaagTCAGCAGAGACAACTGGCAGCTTAACCTAAAAAACAAGTGACTATCAGACTCACAACAGACTTCTGATCAGTAACAAAAGTTGATAAAAGAGCCTGGAGCCAAGTCTTTACAATGGTGATGAAAATAACTGTCAATACAGAATTTTAGTTCTGGATATTATCATGTAACATTGAgggcaaaataataatagtataaaacATTAAGAATGGTTAGCACTCACTAAAAGAACTATTACAGGATTTATTTCAGCAAGAAGAAATGTGACCTTGGAGGAAAGGCATGGCACgaaagaaatgaagtatttgGGCTTCTTGTAGATGCAAATACAAAGTGACATTGCTGCAATAGTTAAGCCGTACCACTTGCAACAATGCCAGATGCCCTTGACTTCAGTATTATTAATACTTTACCTTATAATCCCTACTTTAATATATtgcactttttaaagatttatttatttatttatttatttatttatttatttatttgagggagagggagacagagagagcatgcacagagggaaagaaacaagcTGACTCAACGAACAAGGAGGCCTGATAcacagctccatcccaggaccctgagatcataacctgagctgaagtcagatgtttaactaactgagctacccaccCAATATATTGCTTTTAATTTCACTAAAgatgaaaattctattttgatGTACTGAGACAAAAGAAAGATTGTCAAGAACAAGCATACAGAAACTTAGAATGACCAGATAAATTAAGTATAGACAGAAACAATGTaccaaagaaacacacaaacaaaaaaaaagtcttcaaagaaATAGTTACCAAACATTAGGAGAAAGGTAAAGAGAATAAAACCACCAAAAAACAGAATGGGGAGAACTGTCGGATCCTGGACAAAACTGAGATTGCTTTAActactttatttacaaaacaaggAATGAAGGGAAATCAATATCCTGCATCCTTGACCAAAAGTGTTATTAATCTAAAAGATCACTTTAAGGTATCTTTTTGCTCAATGATTTAGCAAACATTATGTAGCAGTCCCAAGCATAAAATCTTAGCTTTGAAATACATATGGAATAAAGTTTTAGCTGTTCCCAgaaatttttttgcattttctccaTGCATCTATGCCAAGTTTTTCAAGCTAGGTATTCAACAAAGAGGATGGAACCAAAACATAGCATTTACCAACAGCCCAGgtaaaatcttaatatttataaGGCAGAGAAATACATTCTATGTTACCTTTAACATTTGTTGATAAAATTGCAAAGGACACATTGAACCAAGAACCACATAATTTCCAATAATTCCTGAGTTTTTACTAATTCCTCAAGTTTTACACTGTTGAGATGCCGAATATCTCAACAGTGCCTGGTCTATGATATAACCTCAATACATGtttgtgagtaaataaaattacatgaaaaaaatataagagaaaagcagaaattgaggagataaaaaacaagatatactaaaaaatatgtaaaaccaaaagaaccaaaagctactttttttactaaaaaacaagctaataaaatggaaaatattaagatatacctagagaaatatacatatacaatattaataataaaaaatacaaataaaggaatgattttaaaccataaaataatatcaacataataaattttaaaacttgagtaaaatgcataattttaaagaaacatgtaaattatgaaaattggtcatgaagaaacagaaaatcagaataaataaataaccattaaAGGAATCTAACTGGTAACTAGAAGTATACCCTTGAAAATGACAACTAGGCCCAGATGGTTTTGCAGTTTGTTCAAACaacttcaaaatatgtaaaaacaaaaaaatcacccaaTTCTCTGAATGAAGCTAGAATGCTCTTCATTCCAATTTGACAAGGACTGTATAAAGCTAATATTGGAGATCTACCTGCCAATGAATACAGATGCCAaagtctgaaagaaaatatagcaGGCGTTCCCGCCGCTCGGCCAGAATTCTAAGGCTTTCTGCAGAGATTTGAAAAATGGCAACAAATGAAAGTATCAGCATCTTTAGTTCAGCATCCTTGGCTGTGGAGTATGTAGATTCACTTTTACCTGAGAACCCTCTACaagaaccatttaaaaatgcttggAACTATATGTTGAATAATTATACAAAGTTCCAGATTACAACATGGGGATCCTTGATAGTTCACgaagttctttatttcttgttctgtttacctggatttttgtttcaatttatacCTTTcatgaaaaagtacaaaattcaaaaggataAACCAGAAACCTGGGAAAAccaatggaaatgttttaaagtacTTCTCTTTAATCACTTTTGTATCCAGCTTCCCTTGATCTGTGGAACTTATTATTTTACAGAGTATTTTAATATACCTTATGATTGGGAAAGAATGCCAAGATGGTATATGCTTTTGGCGAGATGCTTTGGCTGTGCGGTGATTGAGGACACCTGGCACTATTTCCTGCATAGGCTCTTGcatcacaaaagaatatataaatatattcataaagttcATCATGAGTTTCAGGCTCCATTTGGAATGGAAGCTGAATATGCACATCCTTTGGAAACTCTGATTCTTGGAACTGGATTTTTCATTGGAATCATGCTTTTATGTGATCATGTCATTCTCCTTTGGGCATGGGTGACCATTCGTTTGATAGAAACTATTGATGTCCATAGTGGCTATGACATTCCCCTGAACCCTTTGAATCTGATCCCTTTCTATGCTGGTTCTCGGCATCATGATTTCCACCACATGAACTTCATCGGAAACTATGCTTCCACATTTACATGGTGGGATAGAATTTTTGGAACAGACTCTCAATTTACTGCCTataatgaaaagatgaagaagattGAGAAAAAGATGCAATAAATATCTCCTCTCCACCATCCTGAAAGCACACACCTCCCTGAATTGAAGCGAATAGCTAACCTTGCTTCTGCGGAGCAGAAATAAACCTGTGTCTTGGCTGCTAAGTGATACAAAGAACATTAACAACCTTTAATTATCTTCCTAGTGGGAACTTTTTCTACTTTACATAAAAGTTCTGTATGTGTAGAAATAAGTAAATCCATAACGAAGTATGATTTTCGTGAGGAGGTTGTAAAGGCCGTGTTGCTAACCTTACAGAAAGGTTCTAAGTAATGGAAGAAGTATCAGTCTGTCTTTCCCCCGTAACACCAGAGGCCTGAAGCTAAGATGGGTCTTTAAAATCTTGTAAATATAGTGGCCATTTCAGTATCTCTTAGCAGGGTGTTGGCCTCATATTgaactttaaacattttctagaatttgccTAAACATCCAAGTATCATGGGTCGAACCGTATGGATCGACAGTGAGAGTGAGGTGGCCAAATCCGGAATTGCCCGCCCCAAGAACTTCTTCTCTGGTCCTGAGCTGACTGGTTTGGGGTGATTCTCCTTCTTTGAGAAGCCCTTTCGGATGGCAATGTGCTACTGGTATCTATAAATTAAGGCGTTTC
The nucleotide sequence above comes from Canis lupus dingo isolate Sandy chromosome X, ASM325472v2, whole genome shotgun sequence. Encoded proteins:
- the LOC112652817 gene encoding methylsterol monooxygenase 1-like; protein product: MATNESISIFSSASLAVEYVDSLLPENPLQEPFKNAWNYMLNNYTKFQITTWGSLIVHEVLYFLFCLPGFLFQFIPFMKKYKIQKDKPETWENQWKCFKVLLFNHFCIQLPLICGTYYFTEYFNIPYDWERMPRWYMLLARCFGCAVIEDTWHYFLHRLLHHKRIYKYIHKVHHEFQAPFGMEAEYAHPLETLILGTGFFIGIMLLCDHVILLWAWVTIRLIETIDVHSGYDIPLNPLNLIPFYAGSRHHDFHHMNFIGNYASTFTWWDRIFGTDSQFTAYNEKMKKIEKKMQ